From the Peromyscus leucopus breed LL Stock chromosome 8b, UCI_PerLeu_2.1, whole genome shotgun sequence genome, one window contains:
- the Dnase1l2 gene encoding deoxyribonuclease-1-like 2, whose amino-acid sequence MGWPWAWLTALWALGAMGATALRIGAFNIQSFGDHKVSDADCGSVIAQILAGYDIALVQEVRDPDLSAVSLLMEQINRISKHEYSFVSSKPLGRDQYKEMYLFVYRKDAASVVSTYQYPDPEDAFSREPFVVKFSAPSSAAKELVLIPLHAAPHQAVAEIDALYDVYLDVIDKWNTDDMLFLGDFNADCKYVKAHDWASIRLRSSEVFKWLIPDSADTTVGNSDCAYDRIVVSGAHLRRSLEPQSAAVHNFQEEFGLDQTQALAISDHFPVEVTFKSH is encoded by the exons ATGGGTTGGCCCTGGGCCTGGCTGACAGCACTTTGGGCACTGGGGGCCATGGGGGCCACAGCACTGCGCATCGGAGCCTTCAACATCCAGAGCTTTGGTGACCACAAAGTGTCAGACGCAGACTGCGGCAGTGTCATCGCCCAG ATCCTGGCTGGCTATGACATCGCCCTGGTGCAGGAGGTACGAGACCCAGACCTGAGTGCGGTGTCTTTGCTCATGGAACAAATTAACAG AATATCCAAGCACGAATACAGTTTTGTGAGCAGCAAGCCACTCGGGCGTGACCAATACAAGGAAATGTATCTGTTTGTCTACAG GAAAGACGCAGCGTCGGTTGTGAGCACATACCAGTATCCAGACCCAGAGGATGCCTTCAGCCGGGAGCCTTTTGTGGTCAAATTTTCAGCTCCTAGCTCTG CCGCCAAGGAGCTGGTGCTGATCCCCCTGCATGCAGCACCACACCAGGCAGTGGCAGAGATCGATGCCCTCTACGATGTGTACCTTGATGTGATTGACAAGTGGAACACCGAT GACATGCTGTTTCTGGGTGACTTTAATGCTGATTGCAAGTATGTAAAGGCACATGACTGGGCGTCGATCCGCCTGCGCAGCAGTGAGGTGTTTAAGTGGCTCATCCCAGACAGTGCGGACACCACAGTGGGAAACTCAGACTGTGCCTACGACCGGATTGTAGTGAGTGGTGCCCACCTACGCAGGAGCCTGGAGCCCCAGTCAGCCGCTGTTCACAACTTTCAGGAGGAATTTGGCCTAGATCAGACCCAG GCTCTTGCCATCAGTGACCATTTTCCTGTGGAAGTGACCTTCAAGTCTCACTGA